Proteins encoded within one genomic window of Corynebacterium aurimucosum:
- the thrE gene encoding threonine/serine exporter ThrE, translating into MSVLSSLRQRLLYRSASVATIDAAKAAPPPSPLAPVDLTDPAQVTGVMEIAACVGEILIAAGSANTDVQAQIHLVASSYGLHYCHVSILMNTITIHTSIGTGPERHNLHVFRVAPSIAVDFTKLSAVDRLIRSIHSGATPPAMAEKILDDIDAMKNPYSKTTIVSAWGAMGGFIAVMLGGDLLVGVVTFLISALIMGTNMFLADYRLPPFYQNLVGGLLAVVPAAILYNIFAGFGIQMLPSQIIGSGIIILVAGLTLVQCLVDGITRAPVTSSAKFFEALMSTGAIIAGVGLGIQVASWLGFSLPPLATLAPPVYHQIPLLVLCGGIGSAAFALALGASWSEVTISGLTAAAGMIFYYFLVVLLGVGAVVASGISAVAVGLAGGLLSRRYMMPPLITMIVGYTPMLPGLTLYRGMYAMLNEQLITGLTNLASALAISGALAAGVVFGERVARRLRRPQYFRPYNSIKRLGTFSFSRATRLAQRARIPRVPLSPFAPRHNLPAPPPQFGPKPPTPAQQARFQQGDAVTDMWPVTTQFPAQRPTYTVPGKDDPSAPTDSQ; encoded by the coding sequence GTGTCTGTTCTTTCTTCCTTGCGCCAGCGCCTGCTGTACCGTTCGGCCTCCGTCGCCACCATCGACGCTGCAAAGGCCGCACCACCGCCCTCCCCTCTAGCCCCTGTCGATCTCACCGATCCGGCCCAGGTCACAGGCGTCATGGAAATCGCCGCATGCGTTGGTGAAATCCTCATTGCGGCGGGCTCAGCCAATACCGACGTGCAAGCGCAGATTCACCTCGTCGCTTCCTCCTATGGTCTGCACTACTGCCACGTGTCGATTCTGATGAACACCATCACCATCCACACCTCCATCGGCACCGGACCGGAGCGGCACAACCTCCATGTCTTCCGCGTGGCACCGAGCATCGCCGTGGACTTCACTAAACTCTCCGCCGTCGACCGGCTCATCCGCTCCATCCACTCCGGTGCTACCCCGCCGGCAATGGCGGAGAAAATCCTGGATGACATCGACGCGATGAAGAACCCTTATTCCAAGACCACCATCGTCAGCGCGTGGGGTGCCATGGGTGGATTCATCGCCGTGATGCTGGGCGGCGACCTTCTCGTCGGGGTTGTCACCTTCCTCATTTCGGCACTCATTATGGGCACGAACATGTTCCTGGCGGACTATCGCTTGCCGCCCTTTTATCAGAACCTCGTCGGCGGCCTACTCGCCGTTGTCCCCGCGGCCATCCTCTACAACATCTTCGCGGGATTTGGCATCCAGATGCTACCTTCCCAAATCATCGGTTCCGGAATCATCATCCTGGTGGCGGGCCTGACCTTGGTGCAGTGTTTGGTGGACGGGATCACCCGCGCGCCCGTGACCTCATCCGCCAAGTTCTTTGAGGCGCTCATGTCCACCGGCGCCATCATCGCCGGCGTCGGTCTAGGTATCCAGGTGGCTTCGTGGTTGGGCTTCAGCCTGCCGCCACTGGCGACACTCGCCCCGCCCGTCTATCACCAGATCCCCCTTCTGGTGCTGTGCGGTGGAATCGGTTCTGCCGCCTTCGCACTAGCGCTGGGAGCGTCGTGGTCCGAGGTCACCATCTCCGGGCTCACCGCAGCCGCCGGTATGATTTTCTACTATTTCCTCGTCGTCTTATTAGGCGTTGGAGCTGTCGTCGCCTCTGGCATTTCGGCCGTGGCGGTCGGCCTCGCCGGTGGTCTCCTCTCCCGCCGCTACATGATGCCGCCGCTCATCACCATGATCGTGGGCTATACCCCCATGCTGCCGGGTCTGACTTTGTACCGCGGCATGTACGCCATGCTCAACGAACAGCTCATTACCGGCCTGACCAACCTGGCCAGCGCCCTCGCCATTTCCGGTGCACTAGCCGCTGGCGTGGTCTTCGGCGAGCGAGTGGCCCGCCGCCTGCGCCGCCCGCAATACTTCCGGCCTTATAACTCGATCAAGCGCTTGGGCACGTTCTCCTTCTCGCGTGCCACCCGCTTGGCCCAGCGCGCCCGCATTCCGCGCGTTCCCCTATCGCCCTTCGCTCCGCGTCACAACCTGCCAGCCCCACCGCCGCAGTTCGGCCCCAAACCGCCGACGCCTGCACAGCAGGCGCGCTTCCAGCAGGGCGATGCCGTCACGGACATGTGGCCCGTCACCACGCAATTTCCAGCGCAGCGCCCCACCTACACAGTGCCCGGCAAAGATGACCCGAGCGCCCCAACGGACTCGCAATAG
- the otsB gene encoding trehalose-phosphatase: MIDALASAEHLAVVSDFDGTLAGFARNAYDVKPEQRSLDALATLAELPNTTAAVLSGRHLEGLKQVCPLREPVLLGGSHGAESSWEDSALTPEMEAHLAKKEAELREIIARHPGAELEVKPFQRVLHLRTLELQDPDAAAAAYAEGEALSADGFPKTAGKCVVEFSATQATKGTWLEKLRQRVGATAVVFLGDDTTDEDGFALLNQPPDLGVKVGEGATQAALRVPDIAAVTEFLEELAAARAQHSA, translated from the coding sequence ATGATTGATGCTCTCGCCTCCGCAGAACACCTCGCGGTTGTTTCCGATTTTGATGGCACCTTAGCGGGCTTCGCACGCAACGCGTATGATGTAAAGCCGGAGCAGCGCTCGCTCGACGCCCTGGCCACCTTAGCGGAGCTCCCGAACACCACCGCCGCGGTGCTCTCCGGCCGGCACCTCGAGGGCCTAAAACAGGTATGCCCGCTGCGCGAACCGGTACTTTTGGGCGGTTCGCATGGCGCCGAGTCCTCGTGGGAGGATTCCGCCCTCACTCCGGAGATGGAAGCTCACCTGGCGAAGAAAGAAGCAGAGCTCAGAGAAATCATCGCGCGCCACCCCGGCGCGGAACTGGAGGTCAAACCCTTCCAGCGCGTGCTGCACCTGCGGACACTAGAATTGCAGGATCCTGACGCGGCGGCCGCGGCGTATGCAGAAGGCGAGGCTCTCAGCGCCGATGGTTTCCCCAAGACAGCGGGCAAGTGCGTCGTCGAGTTTTCTGCTACACAGGCCACGAAAGGCACGTGGCTTGAGAAGCTTCGCCAGCGCGTCGGCGCCACGGCAGTGGTCTTCTTGGGGGATGACACCACCGATGAAGACGGCTTCGCCCTGCTCAACCAACCGCCGGACCTCGGCGTCAAGGTCGGTGAGGGCGCAACGCAAGCGGCGCTGCGCGTGCCCGATATCGCGGCGGTGACGGAGTTCCTCGAAGAACTCGCCGCCGCCCGCGCGCAGCACAGCGCTTAA
- a CDS encoding alpha,alpha-trehalose-phosphate synthase (UDP-forming), which yields MSGRSNSFVVVANRLPVDLETAADGTREWKASPGGLVTALSPVLEEHQGCWVGWPGVADEAPEPFTTDNGVLLHPVRLTNEDFEAFYEGFSNATLWPLYHDLIVTPIYNRDWWDTYREVNLRFANEVAAVAAENATVWVQDYQLQLVPGILRQLRPDLTIGFFLHIPFPSPDLFRQLPWREELVRGLLDANLIGFHLESNARNFVELARTQGLTVEGEVSTREVTARIVTNSGHSVGVGAFPISIAASEFAEGGDAEDVAQLRAELGNPAHVILGVDRLDYTKGILQRLTAFEELLETGALDPDEVTFVQLATPSRERIDHYRATRSKVEEAVGRINGRFGRLGAPVVHYQHSSVPKDVLRRYYRLADIMLVTPFKDGMNLVAKEYVASHSDGSGALVLSEFAGAAAELTQANLCNPFDIESIKRALLSAVKALEESPDTMRERMIAMNEQVRQHDIALWSQSFLGALNQEEA from the coding sequence ATGTCCGGGCGCAGCAATAGCTTCGTAGTCGTGGCCAACCGGCTGCCGGTGGACCTCGAAACCGCCGCCGACGGCACCCGTGAGTGGAAGGCCTCCCCGGGCGGCCTCGTCACCGCGCTCTCCCCTGTCCTAGAAGAGCACCAGGGCTGCTGGGTGGGCTGGCCGGGCGTGGCCGACGAAGCCCCCGAGCCTTTCACCACCGACAACGGCGTTCTGCTTCACCCGGTACGCCTCACGAATGAGGATTTTGAGGCCTTTTACGAGGGTTTTTCCAACGCCACCCTGTGGCCGCTCTATCACGATCTCATCGTCACCCCCATCTATAACCGCGATTGGTGGGACACCTACCGCGAGGTCAACCTGCGCTTTGCCAACGAGGTAGCGGCCGTCGCTGCGGAGAATGCCACGGTATGGGTGCAGGACTATCAGCTACAGCTGGTGCCTGGCATCCTGCGCCAACTGCGCCCCGATCTCACTATCGGTTTCTTCCTCCACATCCCCTTCCCTTCCCCGGATCTCTTCCGCCAGTTGCCGTGGCGTGAAGAGTTGGTGCGGGGGCTTCTCGACGCCAACCTGATCGGCTTCCACCTCGAATCCAACGCCCGCAACTTCGTGGAGCTGGCTCGCACCCAGGGCCTCACAGTAGAAGGTGAGGTCAGCACCCGCGAGGTGACCGCCCGCATCGTGACGAATAGCGGTCATTCCGTCGGGGTCGGCGCCTTTCCCATCTCCATTGCAGCGAGTGAGTTCGCTGAGGGTGGCGATGCAGAGGACGTCGCCCAGCTCCGCGCTGAGTTGGGCAACCCCGCACACGTCATTTTGGGGGTCGACCGCTTGGATTACACGAAGGGCATCCTGCAGCGCCTCACTGCCTTCGAGGAACTCCTCGAGACCGGGGCGCTGGACCCGGACGAGGTGACCTTCGTCCAACTAGCTACTCCCTCGCGCGAGCGCATCGATCACTACCGCGCCACGCGCTCGAAGGTGGAGGAAGCCGTGGGCCGCATCAATGGACGCTTTGGGCGCTTAGGAGCACCCGTGGTGCATTACCAGCACAGCTCAGTCCCGAAAGACGTACTACGGCGCTACTACCGGCTCGCAGACATCATGCTGGTCACACCATTCAAGGACGGTATGAATCTGGTGGCCAAGGAATACGTGGCTTCCCACAGCGATGGCTCCGGCGCGCTCGTGCTCTCCGAATTCGCGGGCGCTGCAGCAGAGCTTACCCAAGCCAACCTGTGCAATCCCTTCGACATCGAGTCCATCAAACGCGCTCTACTCTCCGCGGTCAAGGCACTGGAGGAATCTCCTGATACCATGCGCGAGCGCATGATTGCGATGAACGAGCAGGTGCGTCAGCACGATATCGCACTGTGGTCGCAGTCCTTCCTCGGCGCACTGAACCAGGAGGAAGCATGA